A window of the Parambassis ranga chromosome 17, fParRan2.1, whole genome shotgun sequence genome harbors these coding sequences:
- the asph gene encoding aspartyl/asparaginyl beta-hydroxylase isoform X8: MGDPATLAESATPPVITAIPTLISGEVQDGTKTQSASKNGKKADSGSSSSSFFTWFIVLALLGVWTSVAVVYFDLVDYQGVLDKAKGLQINLSEALQGKLVAYDTDGDGDFDVEDAKVLLGLKEKAVVVTSRSEEAAAPVEPAETEPTPQAVVEPDPVPVEDVIEAAVAEDTAAAPPAEPEPEVAAEPEVAASEPEPEPEPEAEPEPEPEEPEEPEVGEVIEEDPEVLEEEAPPAEEAVEEIASVEEEQAAEEVAEEMMADQAAEEVEEPATEEEAVAEAPADEVAPVEEESAPAEEAVDEVAAEEAVDEVAAVEEEEETATEETAEEATAAEEVEEEVATEEPAEEVLEEVATEEAAEEVVEEVATEEAAEEVAAADEVEEVATEETAEEVVEEVATEAAEEVAATIEEEAAPAEEPVEEAAPSEEAVEEEAAPSEEAVEEEAAPSEEAVEEEEAAPTDEPAEEAAVEEEAEEETAPEEEAAEGTPEEEEVMEEQTVPETEEDVAQEEYEEAAEQAEEFAETEEQIQDEPTET; the protein is encoded by the exons ATGGGAGATCCAGCAACCCTGGCAGAGTCTGCTACCCCTCCTGTCATCACAGCTATCCCAACATTGATATCTGGGGAAGTACAAG atggTACAAAAACCCAGTCAGCCAGTAAGAATGGAAAAaaggctgactctggatccagcagcagcagcttctttaCATGGTTCATCGTTCTAGCCCTGCTAGGTGTCTGGACATCTGTAGCTGTGGTCTACTTTGACTTGGTTGACTATCAGGGAGTCCTTG ACAAGGCTAAGGGCTTACAAATTAACCTGTCTGAGGCCTTGCAAG GTAAACTGGTGGCATACGACACAGACGGCGATGGTGACTTTGATGTTGAGGATGCCAAAGTTCTGCTAG GGCTCAAAGAGAAGGCCGTTGTCGTAACCTCCCGTAGTGAAGAGGCTGCTGCACCAGTGGAACCTGCTGAGACTGAACCCACACCTCAAG CTGTTGTTGAGCCTGACCCTGTGCCTGTGGAAGATGTTATTGAAGCTGCTGTGGCAGaggacactgctgctgcaccaccagCAG AACCTGAACCTGAGGTAGCAGCTGAGCCGGAGGTTGCTGCTTCTGAGCCCgagccagaaccagaaccagaggcTGAACCAGAGCCAGAGCCTGAGGAGCCTGAGGAGCCTGAGGTTGGTG AGGTAATTGAGGAAGACCCAGAAGTGCTGGAGGAGgaagctcctcctgcagaggaGGCAGTAGAGGAG ATTGCttcagtggaggaggagcaagCAGCTGAGGAGGTTGCAGAAGAAATGATGGCTGACCAGGCTGCCGAAGAGGTGGAAGAACCAgcaacagaggaggaagcagtTGCTGAGGCGCCTGCTGACGAGGTAGCTCCTGTAGAGGAGGAGAGTGCTCCTGCAGAAGAAGCTGTTGACGAGGTAGCAGCAGAAGAGGCTGTTGACGAGGTAGCAGCAgtcgaagaagaagaagagacagccACAGAAGAAACTGCAGAGGAagcaacagcagctgaagaagTAGAAGAGGAGGTGGCTACAGAAGAACCTGCTGAGGAAGTATTGGAGGAGGTGGCTACTGAAGAAGCTGCCGAGGAGGTAGTGGAGGAGGTGGCTACAGAAGAAGCTGCCGAGGAGgtagcagcagctgatgaagtGGAGGAGGTGGCTACAGAAGAAACTGCTGAGGAAGTAGTGGAGGAGGTGGCTACAGAAGCTGCCGAGGAG GTAGCAGCAACAATAGAGGAGGAGGCTGCACCTGCTGAGGAGCCAGTTGAGGAGGCAGCGCCTTCAGAAGAAGCtgtagaggaggaggcagcaccTTCAGAAgaagctgtggaggaggaggcagcaccTTCAGAAGAAgctgtagaggaggaggaggcagcaccCACAGATGAACCTGCTGAGGAAGCTGCTGTagaagaggaggctgaggaggagacgGCTCCCGAAGAAGAGGCAGCAGAGGGTactccagaagaagaagaagtaatgGAGGAGCAAACAGTACCAG aaacagaagaagatgtAGCACAGGAGGAGTATGAGGAAGCAGCAGAACAAG CAGAAGAGTTTGCTGAGACGGAGGAACAGATTCAGGATGAGCCCACAG AAACGTAG
- the asph gene encoding aspartyl/asparaginyl beta-hydroxylase isoform X5, which yields MASKKNAKAHVKSKDGTKTQSASKNGKKADSGSSSSSFFTWFIVLALLGVWTSVAVVYFDLVDYQGVLDKAKGLQINLSEALQGKLVAYDTDGDGDFDVEDAKVLLGLKEKAVVVTSRSEEAAAPVEPAETEPTPQAVVEPDPVPVEDVIEAAVAEDTAAAPPAEPEPEVAAEPEVAASEPEPEPEPEAEPEPEPEEPEEPEVGEVIEEDPEVLEEEAPPAEEAVEEIASVEEEQAAEEVAEEMMADQAAEEVEEPATEEEAVAEAPADEVAPVEEESAPAEEAVDEVAAEEAVDEVAAVEEEEETATEETAEEATAAEEVEEEVATEEPAEEVLEEVATEEAAEEVVEEVATEEAAEEVAAADEVEEVATEETAEEVVEEVATEAAEEVAAADEVEEVATEETAEEVVEEVATEAAEEVAATIEEEAAPAEEPVEEAAPSEEAVEEEAAPSEEAVEEEAAPSEEAVEEEEAAPTDEPAEEAAVEEEAEEETAPEEEAAEGTPEEEEVMEEQTVPETEEDVAQEEYEEAAEQAEEFAETEEQIQDEPTET from the exons atggTACAAAAACCCAGTCAGCCAGTAAGAATGGAAAAaaggctgactctggatccagcagcagcagcttctttaCATGGTTCATCGTTCTAGCCCTGCTAGGTGTCTGGACATCTGTAGCTGTGGTCTACTTTGACTTGGTTGACTATCAGGGAGTCCTTG ACAAGGCTAAGGGCTTACAAATTAACCTGTCTGAGGCCTTGCAAG GTAAACTGGTGGCATACGACACAGACGGCGATGGTGACTTTGATGTTGAGGATGCCAAAGTTCTGCTAG GGCTCAAAGAGAAGGCCGTTGTCGTAACCTCCCGTAGTGAAGAGGCTGCTGCACCAGTGGAACCTGCTGAGACTGAACCCACACCTCAAG CTGTTGTTGAGCCTGACCCTGTGCCTGTGGAAGATGTTATTGAAGCTGCTGTGGCAGaggacactgctgctgcaccaccagCAG AACCTGAACCTGAGGTAGCAGCTGAGCCGGAGGTTGCTGCTTCTGAGCCCgagccagaaccagaaccagaggcTGAACCAGAGCCAGAGCCTGAGGAGCCTGAGGAGCCTGAGGTTGGTG AGGTAATTGAGGAAGACCCAGAAGTGCTGGAGGAGgaagctcctcctgcagaggaGGCAGTAGAGGAG ATTGCttcagtggaggaggagcaagCAGCTGAGGAGGTTGCAGAAGAAATGATGGCTGACCAGGCTGCCGAAGAGGTGGAAGAACCAgcaacagaggaggaagcagtTGCTGAGGCGCCTGCTGACGAGGTAGCTCCTGTAGAGGAGGAGAGTGCTCCTGCAGAAGAAGCTGTTGACGAGGTAGCAGCAGAAGAGGCTGTTGACGAGGTAGCAGCAgtcgaagaagaagaagagacagccACAGAAGAAACTGCAGAGGAagcaacagcagctgaagaagTAGAAGAGGAGGTGGCTACAGAAGAACCTGCTGAGGAAGTATTGGAGGAGGTGGCTACTGAAGAAGCTGCCGAGGAGGTAGTGGAGGAGGTGGCTACAGAAGAAGCTGCCGAGGAGgtagcagcagctgatgaagtGGAGGAGGTGGCTACAGAAGAAACTGCTGAGGAAGTAGTGGAGGAGGTGGCTACAGAAGCTGCCGAGGAGgtagcagcagctgatgaagtGGAGGAGGTGGCTACAGAAGAAACTGCTGAGGAAGTAGTGGAGGAGGTGGCTACAGAAGCTGCCGAGGAGGTAGCAGCAACAATAGAGGAGGAGGCTGCACCTGCTGAGGAGCCAGTTGAGGAGGCAGCGCCTTCAGAAGAAGCtgtagaggaggaggcagcaccTTCAGAAgaagctgtggaggaggaggcagcaccTTCAGAAGAAgctgtagaggaggaggaggcagcaccCACAGATGAACCTGCTGAGGAAGCTGCTGTagaagaggaggctgaggaggagacgGCTCCCGAAGAAGAGGCAGCAGAGGGTactccagaagaagaagaagtaatgGAGGAGCAAACAGTACCAG aaacagaagaagatgtAGCACAGGAGGAGTATGAGGAAGCAGCAGAACAAG CAGAAGAGTTTGCTGAGACGGAGGAACAGATTCAGGATGAGCCCACAG AAACGTAG
- the asph gene encoding aspartyl/asparaginyl beta-hydroxylase isoform X7: protein MKMDCTEVQSDGTKTQSASKNGKKADSGSSSSSFFTWFIVLALLGVWTSVAVVYFDLVDYQGVLDKAKGLQINLSEALQGKLVAYDTDGDGDFDVEDAKVLLGLKEKAVVVTSRSEEAAAPVEPAETEPTPQAVVEPDPVPVEDVIEAAVAEDTAAAPPAEPEPEVAAEPEVAASEPEPEPEPEAEPEPEPEEPEEPEVGEVIEEDPEVLEEEAPPAEEAVEEIASVEEEQAAEEVAEEMMADQAAEEVEEPATEEEAVAEAPADEVAPVEEESAPAEEAVDEVAAEEAVDEVAAVEEEEETATEETAEEATAAEEVEEEVATEEPAEEVLEEVATEEAAEEVVEEVATEEAAEEVAAADEVEEVATEETAEEVVEEVATEAAEEVAAADEVEEVATEETAEEVVEEVATEAAEEVAATIEEEAAPAEEPVEEAAPSEEAVEEEAAPSEEAVEEEAAPSEEAVEEEEAAPTDEPAEEAAVEEEAEEETAPEEEAAEGTPEEEEVMEEQTVPETEEDVAQEEYEEAAEQAEEFAETEEQIQDEPTET from the exons atggTACAAAAACCCAGTCAGCCAGTAAGAATGGAAAAaaggctgactctggatccagcagcagcagcttctttaCATGGTTCATCGTTCTAGCCCTGCTAGGTGTCTGGACATCTGTAGCTGTGGTCTACTTTGACTTGGTTGACTATCAGGGAGTCCTTG ACAAGGCTAAGGGCTTACAAATTAACCTGTCTGAGGCCTTGCAAG GTAAACTGGTGGCATACGACACAGACGGCGATGGTGACTTTGATGTTGAGGATGCCAAAGTTCTGCTAG GGCTCAAAGAGAAGGCCGTTGTCGTAACCTCCCGTAGTGAAGAGGCTGCTGCACCAGTGGAACCTGCTGAGACTGAACCCACACCTCAAG CTGTTGTTGAGCCTGACCCTGTGCCTGTGGAAGATGTTATTGAAGCTGCTGTGGCAGaggacactgctgctgcaccaccagCAG AACCTGAACCTGAGGTAGCAGCTGAGCCGGAGGTTGCTGCTTCTGAGCCCgagccagaaccagaaccagaggcTGAACCAGAGCCAGAGCCTGAGGAGCCTGAGGAGCCTGAGGTTGGTG AGGTAATTGAGGAAGACCCAGAAGTGCTGGAGGAGgaagctcctcctgcagaggaGGCAGTAGAGGAG ATTGCttcagtggaggaggagcaagCAGCTGAGGAGGTTGCAGAAGAAATGATGGCTGACCAGGCTGCCGAAGAGGTGGAAGAACCAgcaacagaggaggaagcagtTGCTGAGGCGCCTGCTGACGAGGTAGCTCCTGTAGAGGAGGAGAGTGCTCCTGCAGAAGAAGCTGTTGACGAGGTAGCAGCAGAAGAGGCTGTTGACGAGGTAGCAGCAgtcgaagaagaagaagagacagccACAGAAGAAACTGCAGAGGAagcaacagcagctgaagaagTAGAAGAGGAGGTGGCTACAGAAGAACCTGCTGAGGAAGTATTGGAGGAGGTGGCTACTGAAGAAGCTGCCGAGGAGGTAGTGGAGGAGGTGGCTACAGAAGAAGCTGCCGAGGAGgtagcagcagctgatgaagtGGAGGAGGTGGCTACAGAAGAAACTGCTGAGGAAGTAGTGGAGGAGGTGGCTACAGAAGCTGCCGAGGAGgtagcagcagctgatgaagtGGAGGAGGTGGCTACAGAAGAAACTGCTGAGGAAGTAGTGGAGGAGGTGGCTACAGAAGCTGCCGAGGAGGTAGCAGCAACAATAGAGGAGGAGGCTGCACCTGCTGAGGAGCCAGTTGAGGAGGCAGCGCCTTCAGAAGAAGCtgtagaggaggaggcagcaccTTCAGAAgaagctgtggaggaggaggcagcaccTTCAGAAGAAgctgtagaggaggaggaggcagcaccCACAGATGAACCTGCTGAGGAAGCTGCTGTagaagaggaggctgaggaggagacgGCTCCCGAAGAAGAGGCAGCAGAGGGTactccagaagaagaagaagtaatgGAGGAGCAAACAGTACCAG aaacagaagaagatgtAGCACAGGAGGAGTATGAGGAAGCAGCAGAACAAG CAGAAGAGTTTGCTGAGACGGAGGAACAGATTCAGGATGAGCCCACAG AAACGTAG